A genomic stretch from Thermomonospora umbrina includes:
- a CDS encoding non-ribosomal peptide synthetase produces MRSFVSVEEIAELVAEVLGLPLEAVGPDTGLTLLGLESFTAVRLRRRLGDLGLDLPMTAFLGDATARTIADGITDPGMSADTRTSAEGITEPGVNDDARGLAGSGGGGGFPLTPLQTAYWIGREPSFPLGGVATFYYREYDRVPGAEGPEADLTRLTAAWNRLVEHHPMLRMIVDAQGRQRILPATEPYEIAVDDLRDAGAEGARERLERLRYERSHQVRPADRWPLFDLRAAFLPDGRTRLFLGIDVLALDLAGWMQILAEWGRLVADPSTELPASAVSFDELVRRRHADPDEARNRERDMEYWRGRALPSGPRLPWAEDLAEVRSHRFARSAAELDVAEWRALRDRAAERGLSPTGVLLAAFGLVLARWGADEAFCLNTTLFDRPDDPELAHLVGDFTSTVLVEFPRVDLREWNGFERFAASINRRFWTDMEHRTVSGVEVLRETGGADLTPTHPVVFTSGLGLADPDTAPAGWLGEEVFGISQTPQVALDHIVHDEGGRLRIAWDAVEGVFPDGFVDGMRDAHLTLLRGLATEAGAWNDPALGWDPTFLPGSPLDVRPFPAAGPLLDDPLRAAARALPKNPALLDTSRSLTHGELAERRGRVGSALTELGVGPGDLVAVAFPKGIEQVTALLGVCAGGAGYVPVEPTWPESRVASVCEQAGVRHAVVPDDLALRWPSDVTVHRLSVLEKGGAQPTRTPRPDDLAYVIFTSGSTGRPKGVAIEHRAARTTIDDLIDRFPVGPDDRVLGLSAFSFDLSVHDIFGVAGTGAALVLPDADRQRDPGHWLDLMEKHRVTVWNTAPALMEMLVEYAEIEPERARAALEPLRLVFLSADWIPVTLPDKVRALAPNARLVGLGGATEASIWSICFPIGEVPPSWPSIPYGRPLRGQSFHILDAEGRPCPVGRPGELHIGGDGLARCYIGDDRQTRERFIAHPVLGRLYRTGDLGRWRPDGNIEFMGRLDRQVKIRGHRIELGEVESVLDRVPGVRHSVALSVRGPDDRPRLVGYLVAADAANPPDDERLIAHLRERVPDYMVPSRFVRLDAFPVTENGKIDYKALPNPYGRTPEPPRPHPRSRPRPQPSDDLAALFRQASEQGLGLSLRVTGGGLTPSRALSTAGTWAERLRATAAAHGLTLSEHLTPGALIELTTSPAPPAGPVAADVPAAPEVPASAAPKAAASGEQVDAEVERVVSEVLSGLLGGAEIDPTTPFFRLGATSLTLVRAHGKLTEALDPGLAVVDMFSRPTVRRLAAHISGRRDGRAAPEQPADAPPVPIRRAQARRMARRRAEEVAQ; encoded by the coding sequence ATGCGCTCGTTCGTGTCCGTCGAGGAGATCGCCGAGCTGGTGGCGGAGGTGCTCGGGCTGCCCCTCGAAGCCGTCGGCCCCGATACCGGCCTGACCCTCCTGGGACTGGAGTCGTTCACGGCCGTACGCCTTCGGCGCCGCCTCGGCGACCTCGGACTTGACCTACCGATGACCGCCTTCCTGGGCGACGCCACCGCCCGCACCATCGCCGACGGCATCACCGACCCCGGCATGAGCGCTGACACCCGGACGTCCGCCGAGGGCATCACCGAGCCGGGCGTGAACGATGACGCCCGCGGCCTCGCCGGGAGCGGCGGTGGGGGCGGGTTTCCGCTGACGCCGCTGCAGACGGCGTACTGGATCGGACGCGAGCCATCGTTCCCGTTGGGGGGCGTGGCGACCTTCTACTACCGCGAGTACGACCGGGTGCCGGGTGCGGAAGGGCCGGAGGCGGATCTCACGCGGCTCACCGCGGCGTGGAACCGGCTGGTCGAGCACCACCCGATGCTGCGGATGATCGTGGACGCGCAGGGCCGGCAGCGGATCCTGCCGGCCACCGAGCCGTACGAGATCGCCGTGGACGACCTGCGGGACGCGGGCGCGGAGGGAGCGCGGGAACGGCTTGAGCGGCTCCGGTACGAGAGGTCGCATCAGGTGCGTCCGGCCGACCGGTGGCCGCTGTTCGACCTTCGCGCGGCGTTCCTGCCGGACGGGCGGACCAGGTTGTTCCTCGGCATCGACGTTCTGGCGCTCGACCTGGCGGGGTGGATGCAGATCCTCGCCGAGTGGGGGCGACTGGTCGCCGACCCGTCGACGGAGCTTCCGGCGTCTGCGGTCTCGTTCGACGAGCTGGTACGACGCAGGCACGCCGACCCCGACGAGGCGCGCAACCGGGAACGCGACATGGAGTACTGGCGGGGCCGCGCGCTGCCGTCGGGTCCCCGGTTGCCCTGGGCCGAGGATCTCGCCGAGGTTCGTTCCCATCGGTTCGCGCGGAGCGCGGCCGAGCTGGACGTCGCGGAGTGGCGGGCGCTGCGGGACCGGGCGGCCGAACGCGGGTTGAGCCCCACCGGGGTGCTGTTGGCGGCGTTCGGGCTGGTGCTCGCGCGGTGGGGGGCGGACGAGGCGTTCTGCCTGAACACGACGCTGTTCGATCGGCCCGACGACCCGGAGCTGGCGCATCTGGTCGGGGACTTCACCTCCACGGTGCTGGTCGAGTTCCCGCGGGTGGACCTACGGGAGTGGAACGGGTTCGAAAGATTCGCGGCCTCGATCAACAGACGTTTCTGGACCGACATGGAGCATCGGACCGTGTCCGGGGTCGAGGTGCTGCGGGAGACCGGCGGCGCCGACCTGACGCCGACCCATCCCGTGGTCTTCACCAGCGGGCTCGGCCTCGCGGACCCGGACACGGCCCCGGCGGGCTGGCTCGGGGAGGAGGTCTTCGGCATCTCCCAGACCCCGCAGGTGGCGTTGGACCACATCGTGCATGACGAGGGCGGCAGGCTGCGCATCGCCTGGGACGCCGTCGAAGGCGTGTTCCCCGACGGCTTCGTCGACGGGATGCGCGACGCGCACCTCACGTTGCTGCGCGGGCTCGCCACCGAGGCGGGGGCCTGGAACGATCCGGCGCTCGGCTGGGACCCGACCTTCCTGCCCGGCTCGCCGCTGGACGTTCGTCCGTTCCCCGCGGCGGGGCCGCTGCTGGACGATCCGCTGCGGGCCGCGGCGCGGGCGCTGCCGAAGAACCCGGCTCTGCTGGACACCTCCCGGAGCCTCACCCACGGGGAGCTGGCCGAACGGCGCGGGCGGGTCGGGTCGGCGCTGACCGAGCTGGGGGTGGGACCAGGGGACCTGGTCGCGGTCGCCTTCCCCAAGGGGATCGAGCAGGTCACCGCGTTGCTGGGGGTGTGCGCCGGCGGCGCCGGCTACGTGCCGGTGGAGCCGACATGGCCGGAGAGCCGGGTCGCCTCCGTGTGCGAGCAGGCCGGGGTCAGGCACGCGGTGGTGCCCGACGACCTAGCGCTGCGGTGGCCCTCGGACGTGACCGTGCATCGGCTTTCGGTCCTGGAGAAGGGCGGCGCCCAACCGACCCGTACCCCGAGGCCGGACGATCTGGCGTACGTCATCTTCACGTCGGGCTCCACGGGACGGCCCAAGGGGGTGGCCATCGAGCATCGGGCCGCCCGGACGACCATCGACGACCTCATCGACCGGTTCCCGGTGGGCCCTGATGACCGGGTGCTGGGCCTGTCGGCGTTCAGCTTCGACCTGTCGGTGCACGACATCTTCGGCGTGGCCGGGACGGGGGCCGCGCTCGTGCTGCCCGACGCCGACCGCCAACGCGACCCGGGTCACTGGCTGGACCTCATGGAAAAGCACCGGGTGACGGTCTGGAACACCGCCCCGGCGCTGATGGAGATGCTGGTCGAGTACGCCGAGATCGAGCCGGAGCGGGCCCGTGCGGCGCTGGAGCCGCTGCGGCTGGTGTTCCTGTCCGCCGACTGGATCCCCGTCACCCTCCCCGACAAGGTGAGGGCGCTGGCCCCGAACGCCCGGCTGGTCGGTCTGGGCGGCGCGACCGAGGCGTCGATCTGGTCGATCTGCTTCCCGATCGGCGAGGTGCCGCCGTCGTGGCCGAGCATCCCCTACGGGCGTCCCTTGCGCGGCCAGTCCTTCCACATCCTGGACGCGGAGGGTCGCCCCTGTCCGGTCGGCCGGCCGGGTGAGCTGCACATCGGCGGGGACGGGCTGGCCCGCTGTTACATCGGAGACGACCGTCAGACCCGCGAGCGCTTCATCGCCCATCCCGTCCTCGGCCGTCTCTACCGGACCGGTGACCTCGGCCGTTGGCGACCGGACGGGAACATCGAGTTCATGGGCCGGCTCGACCGCCAGGTCAAGATCCGTGGCCACCGCATCGAACTCGGTGAGGTCGAGTCGGTCCTCGACCGCGTCCCGGGCGTCCGGCATTCCGTCGCCCTGTCGGTCCGCGGGCCCGATGACCGGCCCCGCCTGGTGGGGTACCTGGTCGCCGCCGACGCCGCGAACCCGCCCGACGACGAACGCCTCATCGCGCACCTGCGCGAACGCGTGCCCGACTACATGGTGCCGAGCCGCTTCGTGCGTCTGGACGCCTTCCCCGTCACCGAGAACGGCAAGATCGACTACAAGGCCCTGCCCAACCCGTACGGCCGCACCCCCGAGCCTCCTCGGCCCCATCCCCGGTCACGGCCCCGACCTCAGCCGAGCGACGACCTGGCCGCCCTGTTCCGCCAGGCGTCAGAGCAGGGCCTCGGACTGTCGCTGCGCGTCACCGGTGGCGGCCTCACCCCGTCCCGCGCCCTGAGCACGGCGGGCACCTGGGCCGAACGCCTCCGCGCCACCGCCGCCGCCCACGGCCTCACCCTGTCGGAACACCTGACCCCCGGCGCGCTCATCGAGCTCACCACGTCACCGGCCCCACCCGCCGGCCCCGTGGCGGCCGACGTGCCTGCGGCGCCTGAGGTGCCCGCATCGGCCGCGCCCAAGGCGGCGGCATCCGGGGAGCAGGTGGACGCCGAGGTGGAACGCGTCGTGAGCGAGGTGCTGAGCGGGTTGCTCGGTGGTGCGGAGATCGATCCGACGACGCCGTTCTTCCGGCTCGGGGCGACCTCGCTGACTCTCGTACGGGCGCACGGGAAGCTCACCGAGGCGCTGGATCCCGGGTTGGCCGTGGTGGACATGTTCAGTCGGCCCACGGTTCGGCGACTGGCCGCGCACATCAGCGGACGGCGCGACGGCCGGGCGGCCCCGGAACAGCCCGCTGATGCCCCGCCCGTGCCCATACGGCGGGCGCAGGCTCGGCGGATGGCGCGGCGTCGGGCCGAGGAGGTCGCGCAGTGA